The Vitis vinifera cultivar Pinot Noir 40024 chromosome 18, ASM3070453v1 region aCTATCTTCCACTCTCTAAGGAGAATATGCTTCTTCTGCCGGCGCCGCTTCCGACTCGATTCCCTTCGTATCATTTCTTATCTCCGGTTCTCCGCGACCACCGCATTCTCCAGCCACCACTCCTCGCCACCACCTCTGCTGCCGTCACCACCGCTTCTGGAGAAGCCTCTCAGTTCTCCAAGCCACTCAACGAATACGGCAGCAGCGGCGACCTTAATTCTGTGCCGAACCGCCGCTACGACTTCACTCCACTGCTCCGGTTTCTGTCCAATTCAGAATCCGACTCTGATTCCGGAGCCGAAGTCGAGTCTCCTCCTCCGACCTCTCTGGACTTCACTGAGTTCCAGCTAGTGGAGTCTTACCGAGCCGTGCCGGCTCCGCTGTGGCACTCGCTCCTTAAATCGCTATGCTCAGATTCGTCCTCAATTGGAACTGCGTATTCCCTAGTTACATGGCTTGAGAGGCACAATCTCTGTTTTTCTTACGAGTTGCTCTACTCGATTCTTATTCACGCTCTGGGACGCTCCGAGAAGCTTTACGAAGCGTTCTTGCTTTCTCAGAGACAAACCCTAACTCCATTGACATACAATGCCCTAATTGGGGCCTGTGCTCGTAACGATGACCTCGAAAAAGCCCTAAATTTGATGTCTCGGATGCGCCGTGATGGTTTCCCATCCGATTTCGTGAATTACAGCTTCATAATTCAGTCGCTGACTCGTACTAACAAGAGTGATTCTTCAATGTTGCAGAAAATTTATGCGGAGATTGAGTCAGATAAGATTGAGCTTGATGGACAGCTCTTGAATGATATAATCGTGGGGTTTGCGAAATCTGGTGATGTGAACCGGGCAATGTCCTTTCTGGCCATGGTACAGGGCAATGGGTTGAGCCCAAAAACTGCTACTCTTGTTGCAGTTATAACTGCATTGGGGAATGCTGGTAGGACAGAGGAGGCGGAGGCTATTTTTGAGGAGTTAAAAGAAGGTGGATTGATGCCAAGGACAAGGGCTTATAATGCTCTTCTCAAAGGGTACGTGAAAACAGGTTCTTTGAAAGATGCTGAATCCATTGTGTCGGAGATGGAGAGGAGTGGGTTTTCCCCAGATGAGCACACTTATAGTCTTCTTATTGATGCATATGCAAATGCAGGTAGGTGGGAAAGCGCAAGAATTGTGTTGAAGGAAATGGAAGCAAGTGGTGTACGGCCTAATTCTTATGTTTTTAGCAGAATTTTAGCAAGTTATCGTGATAGAGGAAAATGGCAAAAATCATTTCAGGTTCTGAGGGAGATGAGGAATAGCGGGGTGTCCCCTGATAGGCATTTTTACAATGTGATGATTGATACTTTTGGCAAGTGTAATTGTCTAGATCACGCACTGGCCACATTTGACCGGATGAGAATGGAGGGTGTACAGCCTGATGCTGTCACATGGAATACGCTCATAGATTGTCACTGTAAGTCTGGGCACCACAATAAAGCAGAGGAGTTGTTTGAGGCAATGCAGGAAAGTGGGTGCTCTCCTTGCACTACAacatataatattatgattAATTCTTTTGGGGAGCAGGAGAGATGGGAGGATGTGAAGACCTTGTTGGGGAAGATGCAGAGTCAGGGGTTGTTGGCCAATGTTGTTACATACACCACACTGGTTGATATTTATGGACAATCAGGGAGATTTAAGGATGCAATAGAGTGCTTGGAGGTCATGAAATCTGTTGGGTTGAAGCCATCCTCAACCATGTATAATGCACTAATTAATGCATATGCACAAAGGGTAAGCTGTTACCTGATTACTTACATCAATTCACTACATGATCACTTTAATAGTCAACTCTTAATGAGCATGCCTGTGACATAGTGACTTATGAGAAACTATCCCCTATTGATCAACTGATTTCAGTCTGAGGTCGAATATCTTTTGTCTAACCATGAAACCATTAGATGCTAGccagtggttttttttttttttttttcctccatttttttcgGAGACATCTGCTTTTAGATATGCTGGTGCATAAGGAATtttgttttgatagctttactTGCATGAACCTATTTTGTCATTCTTTGGTGGGGTGAATAtctaagtttaaatttttttcaaacattgaCATGCTCAAACTGGAATTACCATTGCAGCTGGTGATACTTACTTCTACCAGTCATACATGCACTATTACAATGTAACTACTTGGTTACTTAATTCTTCTCTATGATACATGTACTTGTATCGACATGGCCAAGATTGCAGTGCCACTTATCCGTCACACTGAAGCATATGTCGTAGTTTCTGATCTGCATACCATTAGAAAGGATATGCTCAATTACTCATCAAGTCACTTTAGTAGGCTTCTTAATGTTGTGACACTGATCTTTTAGTGTTTTATCATCATGGAAGCTTTAGGTCAGCAATTTTCAACTTCATCTACATAGTTACCAGCCCATGTCTTGGTAAGCACAGAATAAAAGGAGAAAGTTCAAGTAGATGCTTGGTGCACCATAATCTCAAGGAGCTTGAAAGAATTTGTGCTtccttcaacaattttcagCTGAGCTTAAAAGTTAGTTTTGTATATGgctataaataattaaaaaaaaaaaagaagaaagaaagaaaaacagacTGTAGGTTTTGGGGTGGATGGGGAGTCCAAGAACAGGACAATAGGAGTTCACAGGTGAATGAGCTGCTGGGTTGAAATACTCTGCATATTACTTTAGTCCCTCCAATCTTACTTTTATAGTCAGATTTATCTTCTCATGTATAATATTGTTTGCGAGCATGAACaatttttcattccattttttgaTAGGGTTTGTCTGAGCAAGCAATAAATGCATTTAGGGTCATGAGAGCAGATGGTCTAAAGCCCAGTGTGTTGGTTCTCAACTCCTTAATCAATGCATTTGGTGAGGATAGAAGGGATGCTGAAGCTTTTTCTGTGTTGCAGTACATGAAGGAAAATGTAAGTTACTGTCCCAAACACTACTTTACCaatcttctttctctttttcttgtttataCACATTCTTTGTTTTTCCATCTTATGGATATCCATTTGATGCTCCAATTTTCAGGACTTGAAGCCAGATGTTGTTACATATACTACACTCATGAAAGCTCTAAT contains the following coding sequences:
- the LOC100263329 gene encoding pentatricopeptide repeat-containing protein At5g42310, chloroplastic translates to MLLLPAPLPTRFPSYHFLSPVLRDHRILQPPLLATTSAAVTTASGEASQFSKPLNEYGSSGDLNSVPNRRYDFTPLLRFLSNSESDSDSGAEVESPPPTSLDFTEFQLVESYRAVPAPLWHSLLKSLCSDSSSIGTAYSLVTWLERHNLCFSYELLYSILIHALGRSEKLYEAFLLSQRQTLTPLTYNALIGACARNDDLEKALNLMSRMRRDGFPSDFVNYSFIIQSLTRTNKSDSSMLQKIYAEIESDKIELDGQLLNDIIVGFAKSGDVNRAMSFLAMVQGNGLSPKTATLVAVITALGNAGRTEEAEAIFEELKEGGLMPRTRAYNALLKGYVKTGSLKDAESIVSEMERSGFSPDEHTYSLLIDAYANAGRWESARIVLKEMEASGVRPNSYVFSRILASYRDRGKWQKSFQVLREMRNSGVSPDRHFYNVMIDTFGKCNCLDHALATFDRMRMEGVQPDAVTWNTLIDCHCKSGHHNKAEELFEAMQESGCSPCTTTYNIMINSFGEQERWEDVKTLLGKMQSQGLLANVVTYTTLVDIYGQSGRFKDAIECLEVMKSVGLKPSSTMYNALINAYAQRGLSEQAINAFRVMRADGLKPSVLVLNSLINAFGEDRRDAEAFSVLQYMKENDLKPDVVTYTTLMKALIRVEKFDKVPAVYEEMTLSGCTPDRKARAMLRSALRYMERTLKS